The following coding sequences lie in one Rutidosis leptorrhynchoides isolate AG116_Rl617_1_P2 chromosome 4, CSIRO_AGI_Rlap_v1, whole genome shotgun sequence genomic window:
- the LOC139843955 gene encoding uncharacterized protein: MTKDEDFKLLKIQSCILRVNLHCDGCKHKVKKLLQKIDGVYQVIIDAEQQKVTVSGSVDSATLIKKLVRAGKHAELWSNNSNRNQSQNGQTQKASCLKDDKKKQTQKQDLINGLESMKNQQKFQPLISEEDDVFLDNEEDDDDEDDAEKEIHLLNQKAINQLALLRQQQQQQQLLQQQHAAAANNARNANNTKQTNPNANGNGKKGNFNQTGLNVANNNNNGGGVNMNLGETKRANDITSIMNNLGGYGGNIGGDGGLGNGNNLGGFQIPQKNNELGSGATGFHLSNGGLPMANGGYNPSSSTNAQAAAMMMNMNGGTSGYNNSAASMMMNLQNRQVMQQQQLQQQQNLHQQQPMMMYHRSPVIPAATGYYYNYNPAPYTYNEHPQSYYYNTANGGGNDSNTAAHMFSDENTSSCSIM, from the exons ATGACTAAAGATGAAGACTTTAAGCTCCTCAAGATCCAG AGTTGTATTCTCAGAGTGAATTTGCACTGTGATGGTTGCAAACATAAAGTGAAGAAACTACTTCAGAAAATTGATG GTGTATACCAAGTGATCATAGATGCAGAGCAACAAAAAGTGACAGTTTCAGGAAGTGTAGACTCTGCTACTTTGATCAAGAAATTGGTTAGAGCAGGTAAACATGCTGAACTTTGGTCGAACAATTCGAACCGAAACCAAAGTCAAAATGGTCAAACTCAAAAGGCTTCCTGTTTGAAAGATGACAAGAAAAAACAAACCCAGAAACAAGATTTAATCAATGGTCTTGAATCCATGAAAAACCAACAAAAGTTTCAACCTTTGATCTCTGAAGAAGACGATGTTTTCCTTGATAATGAAgaagacgatgatgatgaagatgacgcTGAAAAAGAAATTCACTTACTTAATCAAAAAGCAATTAATCAGTTGGCATTATtaagacaacaacaacaacagcaacagctgTTGCAACAACAACATGCTGCTGCTGCCAATAATGCAAGAAACGCGAATAACACGAAACAGACCAATCCGAATGCAAATGGTAATGGAAAGAAAGGAAATTTTAACCAAACTGGATTGAATGtagctaataacaataacaatggtgGTGGTGTGAATATGAATCTTGGAGAGACTAAAAGGGCAAATGACATAACTTCAATCATGAACAATCTTGGCGGTTATGGCGGCAACATTGGCGGTGACGGAGGTTTGGGAAATGGTAATAatcttggtgggtttcaaattccTCAAAAGAACAATGAATTAGGATCTGGTGCAACAGGGTTCCACCTTTCTAATGGTGGACTTCCAATGGCAAATGGTGGTTACAATCCATCATCATCAACAAATGCACAAGCAGCGGCCATGATGATGAACATGAATGGTGGTACATCAGGGTACAACAACTCAGCTGCATCAATGATGATGAATTTGCAGAATAGGCAAGTAATGCAGCAGCAGCAGCTGCAACAACAACAGAATCTGCATCAGCAACAACCTATGATGATGTATCATAGGTCACCGGTAATACCAGCAGCAACTGGATACTATTACAATTACAATCCTGCCCCTTATACTTACAATGAACATCCACAGAGTTACTACTACAATACTGCAAATGGAGGTGGTAATGATAGTAACACTGCTGCTCATATGTTCAGTGATGAAAACACAAGCAGttgttcaattatgtaa